The nucleotide window GCCTCTGGGGGCTGCAGCTACCTGGAGAGGTCCCTCACTGTCTCTGCACACCCTCTTCCAGGCTGCTCAGGGTCCAAGCTGGCCCCTCAGCCCAGCCCTGGTACTGTGCAGCCCTGAAGGTCACTGTTCATCGGGGTGGGGAGAGAACACAGATGGAGAGGGAGGCCCTAAAAGCCGGAGGTCAGGCAGGCTGCAGGCAGTCAGTGAAGGGCTGCTCCATCCTTCCACCATAAAGTCTTTATTAAATAAAAGGACTGATCAGCAGAGGTCGCAGCCAAAGAGCGGGGTTAATTTCTCATGCAGTGAGTGGCCACACATGGCAATATCCATCTGTCTGTGGCTTCCGTAAAcaagagaaaatgaaacaaaacacaaagataaGACTTCAGCATTTAAACAGCAAAACAAAGCATGGCTGCCATCTCGGTGAGGCTGCCGGGGCTCATGGAGACAGCATCCCCACTGCCCACCCCAGGGTGGGGAGCCCATGGAAGGGCTACCTGCAGCCAGCATGAGATGGGCACCCAGCTCGCTCTCCTCCCTGGCCATCTGAGTTGGCTTTTGtgtttcttggttttggtttttgtgggttttgtcatttgagataggctctcgctctgtggccctggctggcctagaacttgcaatGATCCTCCCTCGGCGGCCTCTAGAGTACTGGAACAGCAGGCCGCCATGCCTCACTTGGCTCTGTTTCCTTATAAAAGTGGACTGGCACACACAAACAATGCTGGTCCCTGACTGCACAGGGGGTCTCTTAGGGATGCTTCAGAAGTCCACACCACAAGTCAAGGTGGGCCAGGGAGCTGGTGGTGAAGACATTCTGCATCTGCCCTGGCAGGGTGCCTCTGGGGCACGGGGTGCCTGCACCCTGAATGCTGCCGGGGTACCAGGCAAGCTGATTTGCAATCTTAAATCACACCCATTTGATTGTGTGCACGAATGCGTGCCACAGTGCCCACATGGAGACCACAGGACACTTCTGAGAAGCCCCTCTCGCCTTATGGGTCCCAAGACAGAACTCTGGTttccaggcctggtggcaagtgcctttacccacggCACAGCCAGGATCTCAGACCAGTCAGGAGACGGGGAGGCGGTTCCCACAGAGACGCTTTGCATCCACAAGCTGAGCGGCTGGCTAAGACTGAGGGAAATCAAGGCCCTGCCACACTGGACACCCGCCGGGCAGTGACTACCACGACGCCTCAACTTCCGAGACCAGACCTCTGCTGGCTCGGGGCTGGGAGGTGGGAACCCCGGGGCTGGGTTCTGCCGTCTGTGGGGACACAGCCAGGCCAGGATCCCAGGCTACCTGCTGTGGCCGGCGCGCGGCAGCAGCACAGCGGCGCAGGCGACACCCGCGAACGACTCCGGGAAGTGCAGGTCCCTCTCCCACTCGTCCGTGTCCGTGTTGTACACCTGCACAAGGCCGGTGACATTGTTCAGCCTCCAGTTGTAGCCGCCCACGACGTAGATCTTCCTCTCCAGCAGGCAGCAGCCGGCCTCCGACTGGCCAGCCCGCATAGGGGCCACGCTGGTCCACTGGTCGGCCTCGGGCACGTAGTACTCCACGGCCAGCACGTCGAAGCAGCGGTCCACGTGGTCCATGCGGCCGCCGAGGGCGTAGATGCGGCCTGCGGCACCCAGCATGGCGTGCAGCACCCGCGGCTCTCGCATGGGCGCCCTGGGCTCCCAGCGGTCGGCTGAGGGGTCATAGCACTGCAGTGCCTTCTTGTCCTCGGCCGAGACGCCGTAGCCGCCGGAGATGTAGAGGCGGCCAGCGGCCGCGGCGCCCGCGTGGCCCCAGATGCGGCGCTTCAGGGGGCAGGCGAAGTCCCAGCTGTCCCGGCGCGGGCAGTAGCGCTCCACGGACGCCAGGCTGCCGGCGCGGTTGCGGCCCCCCGTGGCGTAGAGCAGCCCGCCCAGGGCGGTGAGCTGGAACTGCACGCGGCTCTCCCGCAGCGCCTGCAGCCGCAGCCAGCAGTTGCGCTGCGGGTCGTAGCGGTAGCAGGCGTCCACGGCGCCCTCGCCGCTGCGGTGCTGCAGGTGCTGGCCGCCGGCCACGTACACGAAGTTGTCCAGCACGGCCACGCCCGCGTGGCTGCAGCCCAGCTCCATCTCCGTGAGCTCGCGGAAGTGGCGCGCCCCGGGCTCGGGCAGCTGGAACACCTTGCTGCTGACGGCGCGGTCGCTGTCGGTGTAGGGCGTGCCTCCGAAGGCCACCAGGGAGGCCACGTCCGAGCGCACGGCCGTGCGCGGCGACTGCATGTCATGCTGGCGGCAGGGCAGCACGTGGTAGCTGAAGGCCTCCAGCAAGTACTGGCGGCACAGCGCGTCATCCAGCATGACGTCGAGCGTCTGCACGCTGTCCACCAGCTCGGCGGGCTGCATGAGCGGGAAGCGCACGTGGCGCAGCACGAGGCTGGCCCGCGCTCGGCGCGCAGGGTCGTGCTGCAACCAGCGCACGGCCGCGTGGAACAGGTCGATCTCGGCGCAGCTCTGCAGCCGGTTGCTCTGCAGGAAGAAGACGAGGCGCTCCAGCGGCAGGCGCAGGAAGTCCTCCTCCGCGGCGATCTGCAGGAAGTGGCGAAACGTGAAGGCGTCTACGGACTCGCGCAGCGACGCCAGGCTGAAGGTGGTGGCCATCTGGCCAATGTGCAGGCACGTCTCCACGCTCATGGCAGCCTTCAGGAAGTCCTCGCACAGCTCCACCACCGGCAGCATCTGCAGGAACACAGCGGCGCCCAGCACGTCCTGCACGCAATCCAGGTCCAGAGTCACCTCAGCACTGTAGGCGAAATCGATAATGTGACGCAGGCCGCGTGCAGACACGCCCTGCAGCTGGATGACCGCCTGGCTGGCCTCGCGCATGCCGCCGGTGAACATGGCTCTGGAGGAGGGAACACAGACGTGAGCAGGGCCGGCGGGGCACCCCAGCTATGTGCCACCCCAGCCGCTCAGCACCTGTGCAGTGCAGGGGAAGGCGCACTCTGCCAAGGGCCGCCAGCCCCGTGGGGTGGCCCGTGGTGTCTTCAGCAGCTATCAGCTGCTGATGCGCAGCTACCTGACCCTTGAGCTCGAAGACAGGACCAGCCTGTGCTCCCCAAACCCCACCAGAATCCAGAATCTCTTCACTGATGCCCTGCAGGCAGGACCAGCTGCCCCACCCAGGAAGCTAGGAAATAAGTGCCAAAGGGACTTCCCCATTCCCCTTAGGTTGCTTTGAAGGTCCCAAGAGTCACAGCCCACCAGGGGCACACAGCTTACTGCTGTCTCCAGGGAGAAGCTACCGAAATGGGACTAGGGCCCAGGCAGGGCCCAGCACCAGCTGAATCCTCTTGGCCTGCGTGAGACCTCTACTAGGGGTCCCTAGCTGTCGGGGAGCGGGGATGCAGGCCCACACAAGTGAGTTTTTGGGAAGGTCTGGGATCAAGTCTTAGCTTCTAGCAGGAAGAAGGAGCAGGCTGCCTGTGCTCCTGGGGTCCATAGGGCTCCCTTGGCAACATTCTGCAACATTTGACAGCAGCTCTCACAGTGAACAGGCCTGCCTGGCCAGGGGAGGCCCACCCTCTGCTGGTGGGCTTGCTGTGACCTGGGCTCGGGTCACAGCAGGAGGGAAGCTACAGGTACCAGGCAGGGGCTGCCACCTAACGCCAGCATTCCGAGGGCCAGCATCAGGGCCTCCTGCGACCATGAGGAACAGCTCCCGGGCCTGGCCCCTGTGTCCCCAGAGTCCCCACCAGCCCCTGGGCACTTCAGTGAGAAAAGAGGCCAGGCCAGACGACAGGAGGGAGTTTTGCCTTTTAAGGCCTCGTGGGCTACATTGCCAGAGCTGGGGTGCCTTTAAAAGGCATTGCTGGCTGGGCTGCCCACCCGCCCCCAAATCCAGAGTAAAAATAGCATCGATGCCCCAGTTGGCTGCAGCAGCTCCCCATAACAGCCTCGCTGGGCCCCAGAGAGGGCCGTGGGCCTTGAGGGACATGTGGCCCAATATATGCACCTGGATGGCAGTGGACCTGGAAGAGCTGGCCCTCTTAGAATGGGGTGGAAGGAGGCTGAGCACAGGTCTCCAAGGGCTACCATTCCAGCTCCTGCCCATGCACTCAGGAGCACCCCCTGCCAGTCAGTGCCATTGGGCCCTTAGTTCTGGCTCAGTCCTAGGACAGGGAAAAGTAGACAGACCTACGTGTCTGTGCATGCTTGAGAAATGATCTAGGGAGATGAGAGATCTATTTGGGCTTTGAGCCCCAGACATAGACACCACAGGACCTGGGCACCATGGCTCCCATGTCCCGCCAGTCCCTCAGCTGTTTGCTATAGTGACTTGGAGGCACACCACAGCAGTGAGGGACTCATTACTGCTCTATCCTTGCTGGACACACATGGCCTGCACCAATGCCCAGCATGCAGCAGGTATTGGCTGAAGGCTCAGGAAGGTCGAGGCTGACGTGGATGCCCTCCAGAGCACCTATGAAGCCCTGGTGTACTGCTGCAGGCCTGTCAGCCTAGCACCAGGGAGACAGAGGATCAGAAGGAGTTCGTGGGTATCCTAGGCTATAATGTGAACacgaggctagcctgagctatatgagatCTAGCTCAAGagagaaatgggggggggggggcaggaaagcctgcaagatggctcagtgggttaaggcaTTTGCTAGGCCCAACAAGCTGAGTTTAATTTCTAGGACCCACAGAGTGGGAAGAGAACTGACGGCTGCAAGATGTCCTCTCTCCACATTCACGATGCTCACCTGCCTGAACCCCACCCAACAGAATACCCAGATCACACAAATTaagtcaacaaaaccaaaaaagacagGGCCCCAAGGCCGTGGCAGAGGGTGCCATTCAGTGACAGAGTGCTTACCCAGTATGCAACAGGACTGAAAAATAAACTTAGAAAGAAATCATAGCAAGGTGTGCTGGCATTTCTGTCTTCTCAGCACCAGAGGATGGAGCAGGGGTGTTCTGAGTTTGTGGCTAATCCAAGCTACACAGCAAAACACTGTCGTTAAAACAATGGCTGCCACGCAGGTTCCCAGGGCCAGGCTTACCTGAAGTAGTCGCTGCAGGCCGCCAGGACCACCTTGTGCGCGTGGAAGGCTTCACTGTTGACAGTGAGGACCACATCCAGCAGCTGGCCCTGCGCACGAAGGGTGGCCAGACCCTGCAGGAGGCCGCTACTATGGCCAGCTGCAGAGAAGGTGCACTTGAGGGCCCCATTCCTGTCGGCCAGGCTGCAGGGACAGCAGAGAGGAGGCGTGGCTCAGAGACCTCTGGGTGgacgtggacacacacacacacacagtgacatgGAAGATACTTAGAACTGTAACACTAAGTGGCAGAAGCAGCCAGGACAGACAGCTCCACACAGCGGAGGATGCAGGGCAGCAGGCAGAgcaggtggaagaggaagagaccaTTAAACACACAAGATCTCCTTACAAAGGAATGGAGAAGCCATAAAACCAGGCAGAGGCCAAACCTGTGCTACACAGGATAGTGCAAGTCTGCCCATGGATAAATACACTGGGCCCAGGGCATGAGTCTGGGTAGGGTCTAAGATCCCCCAGTGGGGGCTACAGGCATGTCTCAGGGATGgagccctgcctagaatcccccagtgaggggctgggggtatGGCTCAGGGATGgagccctgcctagaatcccccagtgaggggctgggggtatGGCTCAGGGTGAAGCCCCTGCTGAGAATCCCTCAGTGAGAGTGGGGGTGTGGCTCCGGAGTAGAGGCCCGGGTAGAATCTCCCAGTGAAGGCCTGCACACTTTTTATCCCAGAACTCTAGAAGTGGacacaggaagatcaggagttcagatTATCCTTAGCAAcacagcctgggctgtgtgagaaCTTATTTCATAAAACACAAACAGCCATGTGGTGgcatagcactcaggaggcagaagccatggacttctgtaagtttgaggccagcctggtgtacaaataGAGTTCtgggcagccaaagctacacagtgagactgtctaaaacaaaacaaggaaagccAAAAGTCAAACCCATCGTCAGTCATCCACGGTCTGTTTCTGTCAAGTCCCCACCAGCCCCGCTGTTGTTGCTGAAGCTTGACCCAGGACATCCCTATCCTCAGGGCACAAAAGGGGGCGGTGCTGCTGAGAGCCCTCTTTAGGTCCAGTGTTTCCAGCCCACACCACAGCGAGACCAGGGACACCCGCCCCTGCtgagtgctttctctgtctccctttccatctgtTGGGAACATCAGCCCTTTGGGACCTGCCCTTCCATTTTTGGGCCAGGGATGCAGGGC belongs to Meriones unguiculatus strain TT.TT164.6M chromosome 4, Bangor_MerUng_6.1, whole genome shotgun sequence and includes:
- the Klhl26 gene encoding kelch-like protein 26 isoform X4 produces the protein MAESGGSSGSGQSPERPSRAMFTGGMREASQAVIQLQGVSARGLRHIIDFAYSAEVTLDLDCVQDVLGAAVFLQMLPVVELCEDFLKAAMSVETCLHIGQMATTFSLASLRESVDAFTFRHFLQIAAEEDFLRLPLERLVFFLQSNRLQSCAEIDLFHAAVRWLQHDPARRARASLVLRHVRFPLMQPAELVDSVQTLDVMLDDALCRQYLLEAFSYHVLPCRQHDMQSPRTAVRSDVASLVAFGGTPYTDSDRAVSSKVFQLPEPGARHFRELTEMELGCSHAGVAVLDNFVYVAGGQHLQHRSGEGAVDACYRYDPQRNCWLRLQALRESRVQFQLTALGGLLYATGGRNRAGSLASVERYCPRRDSWDFACPLKRRIWGHAGAAAAGRLYISGGYGVSAEDKKALQCYDPSADRWEPRAPMREPRVLHAMLGAAGRIYALGGRMDHVDRCFDVLAVEYYVPEADQWTSVAPMRAGQSEAGCCLLERKIYVVGGYNWRLNNVTGLVQVYNTDTDEWERDLHFPESFAGVACAAVLLPRAGHSR
- the Klhl26 gene encoding kelch-like protein 26 isoform X2, producing the protein MCLTSPAYEVHPSLADRNGALKCTFSAAGHSSGLLQGLATLRAQGQLLDVVLTVNSEAFHAHKVVLAACSDYFRAMFTGGMREASQAVIQLQGVSARGLRHIIDFAYSAEVTLDLDCVQDVLGAAVFLQMLPVVELCEDFLKAAMSVETCLHIGQMATTFSLASLRESVDAFTFRHFLQIAAEEDFLRLPLERLVFFLQSNRLQSCAEIDLFHAAVRWLQHDPARRARASLVLRHVRFPLMQPAELVDSVQTLDVMLDDALCRQYLLEAFSYHVLPCRQHDMQSPRTAVRSDVASLVAFGGTPYTDSDRAVSSKVFQLPEPGARHFRELTEMELGCSHAGVAVLDNFVYVAGGQHLQHRSGEGAVDACYRYDPQRNCWLRLQALRESRVQFQLTALGGLLYATGGRNRAGSLASVERYCPRRDSWDFACPLKRRIWGHAGAAAAGRLYISGGYGVSAEDKKALQCYDPSADRWEPRAPMREPRVLHAMLGAAGRIYALGGRMDHVDRCFDVLAVEYYVPEADQWTSVAPMRAGQSEAGCCLLERKIYVVGGYNWRLNNVTGLVQVYNTDTDEWERDLHFPESFAGVACAAVLLPRAGHSR
- the Klhl26 gene encoding kelch-like protein 26 isoform X1, which encodes MAESGGSSGSGQSPERPSSLADRNGALKCTFSAAGHSSGLLQGLATLRAQGQLLDVVLTVNSEAFHAHKVVLAACSDYFRAMFTGGMREASQAVIQLQGVSARGLRHIIDFAYSAEVTLDLDCVQDVLGAAVFLQMLPVVELCEDFLKAAMSVETCLHIGQMATTFSLASLRESVDAFTFRHFLQIAAEEDFLRLPLERLVFFLQSNRLQSCAEIDLFHAAVRWLQHDPARRARASLVLRHVRFPLMQPAELVDSVQTLDVMLDDALCRQYLLEAFSYHVLPCRQHDMQSPRTAVRSDVASLVAFGGTPYTDSDRAVSSKVFQLPEPGARHFRELTEMELGCSHAGVAVLDNFVYVAGGQHLQHRSGEGAVDACYRYDPQRNCWLRLQALRESRVQFQLTALGGLLYATGGRNRAGSLASVERYCPRRDSWDFACPLKRRIWGHAGAAAAGRLYISGGYGVSAEDKKALQCYDPSADRWEPRAPMREPRVLHAMLGAAGRIYALGGRMDHVDRCFDVLAVEYYVPEADQWTSVAPMRAGQSEAGCCLLERKIYVVGGYNWRLNNVTGLVQVYNTDTDEWERDLHFPESFAGVACAAVLLPRAGHSR
- the Klhl26 gene encoding kelch-like protein 26 isoform X3, with amino-acid sequence MAESGGSSGSGQSPERPSSLADRNGALKCTFSAAGHSSGLLQGLATLRAQGQLLDVVLTVNSEAFHAHKVVLAACSDYFSAEVTLDLDCVQDVLGAAVFLQMLPVVELCEDFLKAAMSVETCLHIGQMATTFSLASLRESVDAFTFRHFLQIAAEEDFLRLPLERLVFFLQSNRLQSCAEIDLFHAAVRWLQHDPARRARASLVLRHVRFPLMQPAELVDSVQTLDVMLDDALCRQYLLEAFSYHVLPCRQHDMQSPRTAVRSDVASLVAFGGTPYTDSDRAVSSKVFQLPEPGARHFRELTEMELGCSHAGVAVLDNFVYVAGGQHLQHRSGEGAVDACYRYDPQRNCWLRLQALRESRVQFQLTALGGLLYATGGRNRAGSLASVERYCPRRDSWDFACPLKRRIWGHAGAAAAGRLYISGGYGVSAEDKKALQCYDPSADRWEPRAPMREPRVLHAMLGAAGRIYALGGRMDHVDRCFDVLAVEYYVPEADQWTSVAPMRAGQSEAGCCLLERKIYVVGGYNWRLNNVTGLVQVYNTDTDEWERDLHFPESFAGVACAAVLLPRAGHSR
- the Klhl26 gene encoding kelch-like protein 26 isoform X5 yields the protein MFTGGMREASQAVIQLQGVSARGLRHIIDFAYSAEVTLDLDCVQDVLGAAVFLQMLPVVELCEDFLKAAMSVETCLHIGQMATTFSLASLRESVDAFTFRHFLQIAAEEDFLRLPLERLVFFLQSNRLQSCAEIDLFHAAVRWLQHDPARRARASLVLRHVRFPLMQPAELVDSVQTLDVMLDDALCRQYLLEAFSYHVLPCRQHDMQSPRTAVRSDVASLVAFGGTPYTDSDRAVSSKVFQLPEPGARHFRELTEMELGCSHAGVAVLDNFVYVAGGQHLQHRSGEGAVDACYRYDPQRNCWLRLQALRESRVQFQLTALGGLLYATGGRNRAGSLASVERYCPRRDSWDFACPLKRRIWGHAGAAAAGRLYISGGYGVSAEDKKALQCYDPSADRWEPRAPMREPRVLHAMLGAAGRIYALGGRMDHVDRCFDVLAVEYYVPEADQWTSVAPMRAGQSEAGCCLLERKIYVVGGYNWRLNNVTGLVQVYNTDTDEWERDLHFPESFAGVACAAVLLPRAGHSR